A genomic segment from Truepera sp. encodes:
- a CDS encoding GNAT family N-acetyltransferase, producing MSRAKPRVRIERARPEHAEALEALQRTCFPNLAAHELMTRAHFLEHQERFPEGEFVAIAADAPDGTPLPQERVVGLGSGFLIDFDVQRPEHSFHDIIAGGTYANHDPNGAWYYGADISVHPDYRNRGLGRALYDARKGLVRRLGRRGIVGGGQLPGYPRYRDELTLTEYVEQVVAGNITDPTLTFQLSNGFEVYGIIDGYIEDEYTDDRASFIVWFNPDLLFPEPG from the coding sequence GTGAGCAGGGCCAAGCCGCGCGTGCGCATCGAGCGCGCCCGACCCGAACATGCCGAAGCCCTCGAGGCCCTGCAGCGGACGTGCTTCCCGAACCTCGCGGCACACGAACTCATGACGCGGGCGCACTTCTTGGAGCATCAGGAGCGCTTCCCCGAGGGGGAGTTCGTGGCCATCGCCGCCGACGCCCCCGACGGCACGCCGTTGCCGCAGGAGCGCGTGGTGGGCCTGGGCTCGGGGTTCCTCATCGACTTCGACGTGCAGCGGCCGGAACACTCGTTCCACGACATCATCGCGGGCGGTACCTACGCGAATCACGATCCGAACGGCGCCTGGTACTACGGCGCCGACATCAGCGTGCACCCCGACTACCGCAACCGGGGTTTGGGGCGCGCCCTGTACGACGCGCGCAAGGGCCTCGTGAGGCGGCTGGGGCGCAGGGGGATCGTGGGCGGCGGCCAGCTGCCCGGCTACCCGCGCTACCGCGACGAGTTGACGCTGACCGAGTACGTGGAGCAGGTGGTGGCGGGCAACATCACCGACCCCACGCTCACGTTCCAGTTGTCCAACGGCTTCGAGGTCTACGGGATCATCGACGGCTACATCGAGGACGAGTACACCGACGATCGGGCCAGCTTCATCGTCTGGTTCAACCCCGACCTGCTCTTCCCCGAACCGGGCTGA